From the genome of Candidatus Defluviilinea proxima:
TGAAGACCGCCCCTACGACGGCTTCTTCGGCTTCTCGGTTGTGCGGGACTGCCGTTGATGTAGCGGGGGCGGCGAACTCTTCTTGTGGCAGATAATCGGTCATTTTTTCTTTGGCTGGTCCGGTGATTCGTCGTCGCTGGGATTATTTTTATCGTCGAGCTTATCGAGATCGAGCTTGCCAAGGAAATCTTCAAAGACGGACAAGCGTGCGCTTCCTTCTTCAGACAGTGGGGCTGGTTCGCTTCGAGCAGGCGCTTCTTCGCCTTCGGGCAAATCCTGCTCAGGCAATATGCCAGCCTCATCCATCACGCTCTTGTGGACAAGGATCGGCACATGCGCACGGACAGACAACGCGATGGCATCTGAAGGTCGTGAGTCAATATGGATTTCACGTCCATCGGCCTCGGCCACGATGTTGCCATAGAAAATATCGTTTTGCAGTTTGATGATCTCGATGCGCTTGATCTGTGCATTGAACGAGTCAAAGATGTTCTTGAGCAGATCATGCGTCAGCGGGCGACTCATTTCCACTTCCTGTAAAGCTACGGTGATCGCTTCCGCTTCATAGGGACCAACCCAGATGGGGAGGTAGCGCTCAGATTCTTTTTGTTTTAAAACGACAAGGCGTTGTGGGGTCATTAAATGTACACGGACGCTGTCTATTTGAACTTCGATCATTTCAGGCATGGGTTCTCCAAATAGTGATGAATGTATTTTAGCATATTCAAGTGTGGATGTGGGAGTTACAGATGGAATGCAGATTTTGCATGGGCACAAATTCTGCGAAAAACCAAAGATGGGTTACATCTTTTGCTCTTCTCGCAATGTTCGTGTTTGGAAGTTGCCAGATTATAAAAATGAGACTATAATGCTGCTCTGCTGAACGGGGTAGGCAACCGAAACAATCGGGGCGTGGCGCAGCCCGGCTAGCGCGCTTGCATGGGGTGCAAGAGGTCGGAGGTTCAAATCCTCTCGCCCCGACTGAAACAAAGACCCTAAAGGTTCCAAAACCTTTAGGGTCTCACTTTATATAATGACCGAATCCATATC
Proteins encoded in this window:
- a CDS encoding bifunctional nuclease family protein, which gives rise to MIEVQIDSVRVHLMTPQRLVVLKQKESERYLPIWVGPYEAEAITVALQEVEMSRPLTHDLLKNIFDSFNAQIKRIEIIKLQNDIFYGNIVAEADGREIHIDSRPSDAIALSVRAHVPILVHKSVMDEAGILPEQDLPEGEEAPARSEPAPLSEEGSARLSVFEDFLGKLDLDKLDDKNNPSDDESPDQPKKK